A window from Sphingobium sp. EM0848 encodes these proteins:
- a CDS encoding FKBP-type peptidyl-prolyl cis-trans isomerase, producing the protein MSTTAVPLRPIAKGSLTRLWIGVAAVALAAGGLAWAGQRGVEPSPATFLTRNAHEAGVVTTESGLQYKVLEEGAGPSPTPADVALVGYKGTLLDGTVFDENPQTAMPVDGVVPGFSEGLQKMKKGGKYRLWIPPQLGYGDQAAGPIPANSVLVFDVQLHDFKSKADIMRMQQMMQQQGAMPSGH; encoded by the coding sequence ATGTCCACGACAGCTGTTCCCCTTCGTCCTATCGCCAAGGGGTCGCTGACGCGCCTCTGGATCGGTGTTGCCGCGGTTGCGCTGGCCGCAGGCGGTCTGGCCTGGGCCGGGCAGCGCGGCGTCGAGCCGTCGCCCGCCACCTTCCTGACGCGCAATGCGCATGAGGCGGGCGTTGTGACGACCGAATCGGGTCTGCAGTACAAGGTGCTGGAAGAAGGCGCCGGCCCCAGCCCGACGCCCGCCGACGTGGCGCTGGTCGGATATAAGGGCACGCTGCTCGACGGCACGGTGTTCGATGAGAATCCGCAGACCGCCATGCCGGTCGACGGCGTGGTGCCGGGCTTCTCCGAAGGCCTGCAGAAGATGAAGAAGGGCGGCAAATACCGCCTGTGGATTCCGCCGCAGCTTGGTTATGGCGATCAGGCGGCGGGTCCGATCCCGGCCAACTCCGTGCTGGTGTTCGACGTCCAGCTGCATGATTTCAAGTCCAAGGCGGATATCATGCGGATGCAGCAGATGATGCAGCAGCAGGGCGCGATGCCGTCGGGGCACTGA
- the rpsU gene encoding 30S ribosomal protein S21: MQIIVRDNNVDQALRALKKKLQREGVYREMKLRRHYEKPSEKRAREKAAAVRRARKLERKRAERDGVR; the protein is encoded by the coding sequence ATGCAAATCATCGTTCGCGACAATAATGTCGACCAGGCCCTGCGCGCGCTCAAGAAGAAGCTGCAGCGTGAGGGCGTGTATCGCGAGATGAAGTTGCGCCGTCACTATGAGAAGCCGTCCGAGAAGCGCGCCCGTGAAAAGGCGGCGGCTGTCCGCCGCGCGCGCAAGCTGGAGCGCAAGCGCGCCGAGCGCGACGGCGTCCGTTAA
- a CDS encoding class II aldolase/adducin family protein, whose protein sequence is MATAAETPRMSASEWEARRQLAACYRIFDHLGWSELIYNHITLRVPEEENAFLINPFGLLYSEVTASNLVKIDIDGHVLDGSPYPVNRAGFTQHSIFHRHLPDAHCIIHTHTTAGMAVSATKEGLTPTNFYAAAFTGRIAYHDFEGITIRPEEGERLITHLGQRRIMMLRNHGTLVMAKSLPQAFLTQWMLQRACEIQVATGAAGTPVEIPEAVIAVHQRDLSGVQLPVGPGVPDFEAMVRRIDRIDSSWRD, encoded by the coding sequence ATGGCAACCGCTGCCGAGACCCCGCGCATGTCAGCTTCAGAATGGGAAGCACGCCGGCAACTGGCCGCCTGTTACCGCATCTTCGACCATCTGGGCTGGTCGGAACTGATCTACAACCACATCACGCTGCGTGTGCCGGAAGAGGAAAACGCCTTTCTGATCAACCCTTTCGGACTTCTCTACAGTGAGGTGACGGCGTCGAACCTGGTCAAGATCGACATTGACGGCCATGTGCTGGACGGCAGCCCCTATCCGGTCAACCGCGCCGGCTTCACCCAGCACAGCATCTTTCACCGGCACCTTCCCGACGCCCATTGCATCATCCATACCCATACAACGGCGGGCATGGCGGTGAGCGCGACGAAAGAGGGGCTGACGCCGACCAATTTCTACGCCGCCGCCTTCACCGGCCGAATCGCCTATCATGATTTCGAAGGCATCACGATTCGGCCCGAGGAAGGGGAAAGGCTGATCACCCATCTTGGCCAGCGCCGGATCATGATGCTGCGCAACCATGGCACGCTGGTCATGGCGAAAAGCCTGCCGCAGGCCTTCCTGACCCAATGGATGCTGCAACGCGCCTGCGAGATTCAGGTGGCGACCGGGGCGGCCGGCACGCCGGTCGAAATCCCTGAGGCGGTCATCGCCGTGCACCAGCGCGACCTGTCCGGCGTGCAATTGCCCGTCGGCCCCGGCGTTCCCGATTTCGAGGCGATGGTCCGCCGGATCGACCGGATCGATTCGAGCTGGCGCGACTGA